From the Kogia breviceps isolate mKogBre1 chromosome 3, mKogBre1 haplotype 1, whole genome shotgun sequence genome, one window contains:
- the GANC gene encoding neutral alpha-glucosidase C isoform X5: MDAAEKEEISVEDEAVDKNIFKDCSKIAFYRRQKQWLSKKSTYRALLDSVTAGKESTRFQIINEAAKPVCKFSLVTTLLAASPRMQGYL; this comes from the exons TGTTGAAGATGAAGCTGtggataaaaacattttcaaagactGCAGCAAGATTGCTTTCTACAG GCGTCAGAAACAGTGGCTCTCCAAGAAGTCTACCTATCGGGCATTACTAGACTCAGTCACAGCAGGCAAAGAGAGCACCAGGTTCCAAATCATCAACGAAGCAGCTAAG CCTGTTTGCAAGTTTTCACTGGTGACAACACTTCTGGCAGCTTCTCCAAGGATGCAGGGATATCTCTGA